Proteins encoded within one genomic window of Bacteroidota bacterium:
- a CDS encoding helix-turn-helix transcriptional regulator: MATLYIKNMVCNRCIAAVNSLMIDLGYVNFQMGMGWVTLKEEELQPVQKQALMESLEPLGFELIDDRKSRIITAIKNLIIQRIQHENLDQQRFNWSEIIAEALHYEYKYLSTLFSSVEGVTIEHYIILQKVEKAKDLIVDDEMSLSEIADRLGYSTVAHLSNQFKKITGMPPGKFRELGLERGKPLDLVE, from the coding sequence ATGGCGACGCTCTACATCAAAAACATGGTTTGCAACCGCTGCATAGCTGCGGTGAACAGTTTGATGATTGACTTGGGGTATGTGAATTTCCAAATGGGAATGGGTTGGGTGACTTTGAAGGAAGAGGAATTGCAGCCCGTCCAGAAGCAAGCGTTGATGGAAAGTTTGGAGCCGTTGGGTTTTGAGTTGATCGACGACCGCAAGAGCCGCATCATCACAGCGATCAAAAACCTCATCATTCAAAGGATACAGCATGAAAACCTAGATCAGCAGCGTTTCAATTGGTCAGAAATCATCGCCGAAGCCCTTCATTACGAATATAAATATTTAAGTACGCTGTTTTCTTCAGTGGAAGGTGTGACCATCGAGCATTACATCATTCTTCAAAAGGTTGAAAAAGCCAAGGATTTGATCGTCGATGATGAAATGAGCCTCAGCGAAATCGCAGATCGGTTGGGATACAGCACTGTGGCGCATTTGAGCAACCAATTCAAGAAAATCACAGGAATGCCACCCGGCAAGTTCCGAGAATTGGGGCTGGAACGCGGCAAACCACTGGATTTGGTGGAGTGA
- a CDS encoding T9SS type A sorting domain-containing protein yields the protein MVRMLTFATLLFATISLFSQASVTWSAPMDIAQNTYDNQHPRIAVDGDGNPLVIWGRSSDESVFIARWNGSVFTMPMKVNPSGYAIATQSWMGPHIAAQGDTVFVVVKRTPEAIDTNHVFILRSLDGGMTFGNPVQVDAIADSMSRFPTLDLDSQGNPLIAYMKFDPGFGNARWVVAKSTDGGASFNPDYLASGWSGGTVCDCCPGSIVADGNNVCVSYRDNLNNVRDTWTGISTNGGSSFTQGMPIDQGNWMLMNCPSSGPDAVILEDTLHSVFMSQESGSALVYWSKASLSAATGAIGGPIIGMQSGVTSQNFPRIASDGPAVAIVWRQNFNMNVQIPILFTNNIQDGFPATYDSVVVGSGMSAVVNVDVAVADGQIHVVWQDDATGKAKYRKGTFTPLVGITTPIQESFAISPNPTHGAVKLSIPTSWYLPDLTLRVTTLSGKVIYARQLMESSADIEFQTDTWVPGVYLVQLLSPHSSQCNKLVVLPR from the coding sequence ATGGTACGAATGCTCACTTTTGCAACCTTGCTATTCGCTACGATTTCTTTGTTTTCCCAAGCCAGCGTTACGTGGTCGGCTCCTATGGATATCGCCCAAAACACATACGACAATCAGCATCCGCGCATTGCTGTTGATGGCGATGGAAATCCTCTCGTTATCTGGGGGCGGTCCTCCGATGAGTCTGTCTTCATTGCCAGATGGAATGGAAGTGTTTTTACCATGCCCATGAAGGTGAATCCAAGTGGTTACGCCATCGCAACCCAATCCTGGATGGGGCCTCACATTGCAGCCCAAGGCGATACAGTTTTTGTTGTTGTGAAACGTACCCCAGAAGCGATTGATACCAATCATGTGTTCATTTTGCGTTCATTGGATGGCGGCATGACCTTTGGCAACCCCGTACAAGTGGATGCCATCGCCGACAGTATGTCTCGCTTTCCAACCCTAGACCTAGATTCGCAGGGAAATCCATTGATTGCCTATATGAAGTTTGATCCAGGCTTTGGCAATGCCCGATGGGTAGTGGCCAAATCTACCGATGGCGGAGCATCCTTTAATCCCGATTACCTTGCTAGCGGTTGGTCAGGTGGCACCGTTTGTGATTGTTGTCCAGGCTCCATTGTCGCCGATGGAAACAATGTATGCGTGTCTTATCGCGACAATCTCAACAATGTACGCGATACTTGGACGGGCATCTCCACCAACGGCGGTAGCAGTTTTACACAAGGTATGCCCATCGACCAAGGGAATTGGATGCTGATGAATTGTCCTTCTTCGGGGCCAGATGCGGTGATTTTAGAAGACACCCTGCATTCTGTTTTCATGAGCCAAGAAAGCGGAAGCGCCTTGGTTTATTGGAGCAAAGCCTCACTTTCTGCTGCAACAGGCGCAATCGGTGGTCCTATCATTGGGATGCAAAGCGGCGTGACCTCCCAAAATTTTCCACGCATCGCAAGCGATGGCCCAGCAGTAGCCATCGTTTGGCGGCAAAACTTCAACATGAATGTACAAATCCCCATCCTTTTCACAAACAACATCCAAGATGGTTTCCCAGCAACCTACGATTCTGTTGTTGTAGGAAGTGGCATGTCAGCTGTAGTGAATGTCGATGTCGCGGTCGCCGATGGGCAAATTCATGTGGTTTGGCAAGACGATGCAACGGGGAAAGCCAAATACCGCAAAGGTACCTTTACCCCACTTGTAGGTATTACTACACCTATACAAGAATCGTTTGCAATCTCCCCCAACCCGACCCACGGCGCTGTCAAGTTGTCGATCCCGACTTCATGGTATCTCCCTGACTTGACCTTGCGCGTAACCACACTTTCAGGCAAGGTCATCTATGCGAGGCAGTTGATGGAATCCTCCGCAGACATTGAATTTCAAACCGATACTTGGGTTCCTGGCGTTTATCTCGTTCAACTTTTATCGCCGCATAGCTCCCAATGCAACAAATTGGTAGTGCTTCCGAGATAA
- a CDS encoding TolC family protein, whose amino-acid sequence MVRIAKYVIAAHLSLRWLAVEGEGNLPPKLLDGTALPLSAIVDSGLSHSPALQAAALEIKRQQDLVSSAVNLPNPQVLLQNTNGLFFSLGVQQNLDFPTVYAAQKKLQKETVTLAEKSQAVEIQDQKYLLHVYYMELQYRFLLWRWYESQDSLFSLLADQAQRQFTAGEVDFLQSSYAKAEAAQRNAALIQAKGEYLGMLHKIQRLTGITNDFIPTLNAYHGNRKMTDPSHLSVGNNPTLGHLRQGVAVSSQAWRLERNRALPSLTVGYMNNGVRETTFGNRIYGGIGIPLWFWQYKGRVAAAKKEISASEYQLEAKQLQLNADLEQALSQNQALTDGLSAYEMNALPNADELKSAANRMFLAGLGTYAEYLRTLNDVANIELAYWETWKNYQLNSIYLQYLCGTL is encoded by the coding sequence ATGGTAAGAATTGCAAAATATGTGATCGCAGCGCACCTATCTTTAAGGTGGCTGGCTGTTGAAGGTGAAGGGAACCTACCACCCAAGCTGCTTGATGGGACTGCCTTGCCACTTTCAGCAATCGTGGACAGCGGCCTCAGTCATAGTCCAGCCCTCCAAGCTGCTGCATTGGAAATAAAGCGACAACAAGACTTGGTGTCATCGGCTGTGAATCTTCCCAATCCTCAAGTCCTGCTTCAAAACACCAATGGCCTTTTTTTCTCATTGGGAGTGCAGCAAAACTTGGATTTCCCCACGGTGTACGCCGCGCAAAAGAAACTGCAGAAAGAAACTGTAACACTTGCAGAGAAATCGCAAGCGGTGGAAATTCAAGACCAAAAGTACCTGCTTCATGTCTATTACATGGAATTGCAATACCGTTTCCTGCTATGGCGCTGGTATGAGTCGCAAGACAGCCTGTTTTCGTTGCTTGCCGACCAAGCACAACGACAATTCACTGCAGGAGAAGTGGATTTCTTGCAGTCTTCCTACGCCAAGGCAGAGGCGGCACAGCGTAATGCTGCATTAATTCAAGCCAAAGGTGAATACTTGGGGATGCTTCACAAAATCCAAAGGCTCACTGGAATCACGAACGATTTCATACCTACGCTTAATGCGTATCACGGTAATCGAAAAATGACCGATCCATCACATCTGTCGGTTGGGAACAATCCCACGCTGGGCCATCTACGGCAGGGCGTTGCTGTAAGTTCGCAAGCATGGCGGTTGGAGAGGAATCGCGCCCTCCCTAGCCTGACAGTGGGCTATATGAACAATGGAGTACGCGAAACGACATTTGGAAACCGAATATATGGTGGAATTGGCATTCCGCTCTGGTTTTGGCAATACAAGGGACGGGTTGCAGCCGCGAAAAAAGAGATTTCGGCAAGTGAATATCAGCTAGAAGCCAAGCAACTGCAATTGAATGCCGATTTGGAGCAAGCCTTGTCGCAAAACCAAGCCCTTACCGATGGACTGAGTGCTTATGAGATGAATGCCTTGCCAAATGCGGATGAACTCAAAAGTGCAGCCAATCGCATGTTTCTCGCTGGACTAGGCACTTATGCCGAGTATTTGCGCACGCTCAACGATGTCGCAAACATTGAGTTGGCCTATTGGGAGACTTGGAAAAATTATCAATTGAACAGTATCTATCTCCAATATCTATGCGGAACACTCTGA
- a CDS encoding heavy metal transport/detoxification protein — protein sequence MKFKTNIKCDGCIATVTPILDQAVGAGNWSVDLSSPWRLLTISQIEISPEVIKTGLATVGYQADEIKGQE from the coding sequence ATGAAATTCAAGACCAATATTAAATGTGATGGCTGCATCGCCACTGTGACACCCATCCTTGATCAAGCAGTCGGTGCAGGAAATTGGAGCGTGGATTTGAGTAGCCCTTGGCGGCTATTGACAATTTCGCAAATCGAAATTTCTCCCGAAGTCATCAAGACCGGGTTGGCAACGGTGGGCTATCAGGCAGATGAAATCAAGGGGCAGGAATAA
- a CDS encoding efflux RND transporter periplasmic adaptor subunit, whose translation MRNTLNFWMCTFMLTAWIALSFAVVYAHGGEDHGEKKPTSTVIQVGYYSAEAISDKYEVLIKYGSLEPGKAAELTLFLSDANSNLPISGAQLKCSNPDDAAQTFLLTPTDSGIYAIHTQFSNGSKPAKIQITIDGALGADLIEVSEIAFGEVKHPVAVEENAPSWLQLKSILAIVLALILGLVVGMLIKRKPKVVRIATIVLLLIIFSGKPFTNDTMAHGGEDHSKVEETHETTSYSNEFVALKETQFLFEIETAKVNQSALNSSLELVGTIVPTASGAAVVQSPQSGILKSLNITVGQDVHQGQLLAMVEQTVDANTQVGWITQRNGLEAEVEAAKKNLDRLNSIKDIVAAKDIDEAQRRYDTATSNLEAFLKLLSKTGGNRLTSLYAPIDGKVELFNFSIGSTVNAGQDIFQITNLANVYVEAQVYQANFDAVKSGSSFLATTTGESPKSIPAKLVTMGQRVDASNQSQKALFEVDNAQGIFRLGEYVSLNVMQEAEGTIIAIPNTALVELNGKPAVFTKSSAERFMIRYLEIGEAGSLSTIVLAGTASGEKVVTSGAYQLKMMYLNQ comes from the coding sequence ATGCGGAACACTCTGAATTTTTGGATGTGCACCTTCATGCTCACAGCTTGGATCGCCTTGTCGTTTGCAGTGGTCTATGCTCATGGTGGCGAGGATCACGGCGAAAAGAAACCAACGTCCACAGTCATCCAAGTAGGTTATTATTCCGCCGAGGCCATTTCCGACAAATATGAGGTGTTGATAAAATACGGCTCACTGGAACCAGGCAAAGCGGCTGAATTGACCTTGTTTCTTTCCGATGCCAATTCGAATTTGCCAATCTCAGGAGCGCAACTCAAATGCAGCAATCCTGATGATGCAGCTCAGACATTTTTGTTGACTCCAACAGACAGTGGAATCTACGCCATCCATACCCAATTCAGCAACGGCAGCAAACCCGCCAAAATTCAGATCACCATCGATGGAGCATTGGGGGCAGATTTGATAGAAGTCTCGGAAATCGCCTTTGGCGAGGTGAAGCATCCCGTCGCAGTGGAGGAAAATGCCCCTTCGTGGCTACAATTGAAAAGCATTCTGGCCATTGTTTTGGCCTTGATCTTGGGTTTGGTCGTGGGAATGCTGATCAAGCGCAAGCCCAAAGTAGTGAGGATTGCCACAATTGTCTTGCTGTTAATCATATTCAGTGGCAAACCATTTACCAATGATACAATGGCGCACGGTGGTGAAGATCACAGCAAGGTCGAAGAAACGCATGAAACCACATCTTATTCCAATGAATTTGTCGCACTCAAAGAAACCCAATTCCTCTTTGAAATCGAAACCGCAAAAGTGAATCAAAGTGCTTTGAACAGTTCCTTGGAACTGGTTGGAACCATCGTTCCTACCGCTTCTGGTGCCGCAGTGGTTCAATCGCCACAGTCAGGCATTTTGAAAAGCCTCAACATAACTGTGGGACAAGACGTGCATCAAGGCCAATTGCTTGCGATGGTAGAGCAAACTGTCGATGCCAATACCCAAGTGGGATGGATTACGCAACGCAATGGTTTAGAAGCCGAAGTAGAAGCTGCCAAAAAGAATCTTGACAGGCTGAATTCCATCAAAGACATTGTAGCGGCCAAAGACATTGACGAAGCCCAAAGACGCTACGACACGGCGACGAGCAACCTTGAAGCCTTCCTAAAACTGCTCAGCAAGACAGGTGGCAATAGATTGACATCGCTTTACGCACCGATAGACGGCAAAGTGGAGCTGTTCAATTTCTCTATTGGCTCCACCGTGAATGCAGGACAAGACATTTTCCAGATCACCAATCTTGCCAATGTTTATGTCGAGGCCCAAGTGTATCAAGCCAACTTTGATGCTGTGAAATCGGGCAGCAGCTTTCTGGCAACGACCACAGGTGAATCCCCAAAATCCATCCCTGCAAAATTGGTGACGATGGGGCAGCGCGTCGACGCAAGCAACCAATCACAAAAGGCACTTTTTGAGGTGGACAATGCCCAAGGCATATTCCGGCTGGGTGAATATGTCTCCCTCAACGTAATGCAGGAAGCGGAAGGAACCATTATTGCCATTCCCAATACTGCCTTGGTAGAGTTGAACGGCAAACCCGCAGTCTTCACCAAGTCGTCAGCCGAGCGATTTATGATTCGCTACTTGGAAATTGGAGAAGCGGGTAGTCTGTCCACAATCGTATTGGCTGGAACCGCGTCTGGCGAGAAAGTCGTGACAAGTGGTGCCTATCAACTTAAAATGATGTATCTGAATCAATGA
- a CDS encoding FAD-dependent oxidoreductase — protein MAFEVTPAQRAALEAACETLIPALQAPEGGDKAYWAATPADFNVPQQILDLMEAQSPAEQQEFRQLLGLLDSKIAGLWFGGSWAKFREMPLERRVEILKKWMGSRFNLLRKAYGTLKKLTMFLHYGSHQNHQNPTWGPNGYSGAFGSVAGPKARIKPLQITQDTELTCDVVIVGSGAGGGLAAGLLAESGLDVILLEKGPFLSGEEFTEHEAEMIRKTYDKQGAFQTKDGGVTIFAGSCLGGGTTINWTGAFETPDYVLEEWAKDHGLAFATKDEYRKSMDRVNADFHVNTQNSPHNPQNQALWRGSEKLGERVEVIARNVEGCALHPGTDSCGYCGMGCRRGNKRGTLSTYIQRAADKGARIVVGAEVKTVMTAQGQAQGVKAAVNLEGGKQVNVTVKAKRVVLAAGSIHTPAILMRSGIQHGGIGQNLFFHPTVGVTGTYDAPMNPWLGVMMSAVNKEHLQMDGNYGFWVETPPLHPGVGAMSLAWETPGRHKSTLATASHMAAFIVLTRDKFGGRVLLDKDGFPVVDYRLADYDRNHMLTGMKKAFEIHRAAGANEITFPHATPRTYKVKTSKMSAEAWLGNMHTWGWKANQFALFTAHQMGTCAMGSDAARHPVDPSGQVRGFKGLYVADGSLMPTSAGINPMMSIMALADFVIRGML, from the coding sequence ATGGCTTTTGAAGTAACCCCCGCACAGCGCGCCGCCCTTGAGGCCGCCTGTGAAACCCTGATCCCGGCATTGCAAGCCCCCGAAGGAGGCGACAAGGCTTATTGGGCCGCAACACCGGCAGATTTTAACGTGCCGCAACAGATTCTCGACCTCATGGAAGCCCAAAGTCCCGCCGAACAGCAGGAATTCCGGCAGTTGCTGGGTTTGTTGGATTCCAAAATTGCTGGGCTTTGGTTTGGCGGCAGCTGGGCAAAATTCAGGGAAATGCCCTTGGAACGCAGGGTGGAAATTCTCAAGAAATGGATGGGAAGCCGTTTCAACCTGCTGCGCAAGGCCTACGGCACCCTCAAGAAACTCACCATGTTTCTGCATTACGGTAGCCATCAAAACCATCAGAATCCGACTTGGGGGCCGAATGGATACAGCGGTGCCTTCGGTTCCGTGGCAGGTCCCAAAGCCCGCATCAAGCCCTTGCAAATCACCCAAGACACCGAGTTGACCTGCGATGTGGTGATCGTCGGCAGCGGCGCAGGCGGTGGATTGGCAGCAGGCTTATTGGCCGAATCGGGCTTGGACGTGATTCTCCTAGAAAAAGGTCCCTTCCTCAGCGGAGAAGAATTTACCGAACACGAAGCCGAGATGATCCGCAAGACCTACGACAAGCAGGGAGCCTTCCAAACCAAGGATGGCGGCGTGACCATATTCGCAGGATCCTGTCTCGGCGGCGGCACGACCATCAACTGGACGGGTGCCTTCGAAACGCCCGATTATGTTTTGGAAGAATGGGCCAAGGACCACGGCCTAGCCTTTGCCACCAAGGACGAATACCGCAAGTCCATGGACCGCGTCAACGCCGATTTCCACGTGAATACCCAAAATTCGCCGCACAATCCGCAGAACCAAGCCTTGTGGAGAGGGTCAGAGAAGCTCGGCGAACGGGTGGAAGTGATTGCCCGAAATGTCGAGGGTTGTGCGCTGCATCCGGGCACCGACAGCTGCGGATACTGCGGTATGGGCTGCCGCCGGGGCAACAAACGCGGGACATTGAGCACCTACATTCAGCGCGCCGCAGACAAAGGGGCGCGCATTGTGGTAGGAGCGGAGGTCAAAACCGTGATGACCGCCCAAGGGCAGGCACAAGGCGTAAAAGCCGCAGTCAACTTGGAAGGAGGGAAGCAAGTGAATGTAACGGTGAAGGCCAAACGTGTGGTTTTGGCAGCAGGCAGCATTCACACACCCGCGATTCTGATGCGCAGCGGCATCCAACATGGGGGTATCGGGCAGAATCTCTTTTTCCATCCCACCGTCGGCGTCACGGGGACTTACGATGCGCCGATGAACCCTTGGTTGGGCGTCATGATGAGTGCCGTGAACAAGGAGCATTTGCAGATGGATGGCAATTATGGATTCTGGGTCGAAACCCCGCCCTTGCATCCGGGCGTCGGGGCAATGTCCTTGGCTTGGGAAACTCCCGGTCGCCACAAGTCGACCTTGGCGACGGCTTCCCACATGGCGGCGTTTATTGTGCTCACCCGGGATAAATTCGGCGGACGTGTTTTGTTGGACAAAGATGGTTTTCCTGTCGTGGATTACCGATTGGCCGACTACGACCGGAACCACATGTTGACGGGGATGAAAAAAGCCTTCGAAATCCACCGCGCGGCAGGGGCAAATGAAATAACATTTCCCCATGCCACGCCGCGCACCTACAAGGTCAAGACGAGCAAGATGTCGGCGGAGGCTTGGCTGGGCAACATGCACACTTGGGGCTGGAAGGCGAATCAATTTGCCTTGTTCACCGCGCATCAAATGGGCACCTGCGCGATGGGCAGCGATGCAGCGCGCCACCCCGTCGACCCTAGCGGACAAGTCCGCGGTTTCAAAGGCCTCTACGTCGCCGACGGCAGCCTCATGCCCACAAGCGCAGGCATCAACCCCATGATGTCCATCATGGCCCTGGCCGACTTCGTCATCCGTGGCATGCTTTGA
- a CDS encoding IS3 family transposase, producing MGAELILELVDKERGDGRFGTRTLMTMLGPAFAEHHIQIGRDRLFDLLAEHDMLIRPRRHYVHTTDSNHHFRKWSNLIENMKIDRPEQVWVSDITYIRTQNGFLYLSIITDAYSKKVMGFNLSHRLEARGAVAALRMALSQRAYPEQPLIHHSDRGIQYCCANYVEVLQNEGIAISMAEKGNPYENAIAERINRTFKEQLGMGATFKNYQQAMAKLIKAVEVYNHRRPHTSCDNMTPEQAHASSGVLKKHWKKRPTKAPMAEALPPSTPPGRFE from the coding sequence TTGGGGGCTGAACTCATTCTGGAACTCGTTGACAAGGAACGGGGAGACGGAAGGTTTGGCACGCGGACGCTGATGACAATGCTCGGACCTGCATTCGCAGAACACCACATTCAAATCGGGAGAGACCGGCTCTTCGATCTACTGGCTGAGCACGATATGCTCATTCGCCCCAGGAGGCACTATGTGCACACCACCGATTCCAATCACCACTTTCGTAAATGGTCCAATCTCATTGAAAACATGAAAATTGATCGTCCTGAACAAGTCTGGGTCAGCGATATCACCTACATCCGAACCCAAAACGGCTTCTTGTACTTGTCTATTATCACCGATGCATATTCAAAAAAAGTAATGGGCTTCAACCTGAGCCACCGCCTGGAGGCCAGGGGCGCAGTCGCGGCTTTGCGCATGGCGCTGAGCCAGCGGGCTTATCCTGAGCAGCCATTGATTCACCACTCCGACCGCGGCATCCAATATTGCTGCGCAAATTATGTGGAAGTACTTCAAAACGAAGGCATTGCGATCAGTATGGCGGAAAAGGGAAATCCATACGAAAATGCAATTGCCGAGCGCATCAACAGGACATTCAAGGAGCAACTGGGAATGGGAGCAACCTTTAAAAACTACCAACAGGCAATGGCAAAGCTGATCAAGGCAGTAGAAGTCTACAACCATCGTCGGCCTCATACCAGTTGCGATAACATGACCCCGGAACAAGCCCACGCTAGTTCTGGAGTCCTGAAAAAGCATTGGAAAAAGCGACCAACCAAAGCTCCCATGGCGGAGGCGCTGCCGCCCTCCACACCGCCAGGCAGGTTTGAATGA
- a CDS encoding T9SS type A sorting domain-containing protein has translation MKLKHLLLLAALSTLFTQVNAQAHKCATMDIWQRTLIKDPAALERKQQSELATQNWIATHGNTEETQAIITIPVVVHVVYNNTNQNISDAQIQTQIVSLNEDFRLLNPDSVPVGHAFWPNTADSQIEFCLAAVDPSGNATTGITRTSTTHGLFSDPNLDDVKFTSLGGKDNWDPTHYLNIWVCNLGSSLYGYATFPSELATDPDFDGVVIDFKAFGSIGTATSPANLGRTGTHEIGHWLNLSHIWGDDFCGDDLVADTEPAEESNYGCPTFPYNAFNACGTGADGEMYMNYMDYVDDNCMNMFTFGQKNRMRAALNGDRSGLLSSPGCTGIAAVTNAWNADRFTVSPNPSTGVFTLQSKDFVPRNATIAVFNAMGVEVLRQESVKSFPFELDLSRMPSDIYFLHISNGSNFVSKKVILTH, from the coding sequence ATGAAACTGAAACATTTACTCCTCCTCGCCGCCTTGTCCACCCTTTTCACACAGGTGAATGCCCAAGCACACAAATGTGCAACCATGGACATTTGGCAACGGACCCTGATCAAGGACCCTGCCGCCTTGGAGCGCAAGCAACAATCCGAATTGGCAACACAAAACTGGATCGCTACCCACGGAAATACAGAAGAGACACAGGCGATCATCACGATCCCCGTCGTCGTGCACGTGGTGTACAACAACACCAATCAAAACATCTCCGATGCCCAGATTCAAACGCAAATCGTCTCCCTGAATGAAGATTTTCGCTTGCTGAATCCAGACTCCGTACCGGTTGGTCATGCATTTTGGCCCAATACTGCCGATTCACAAATTGAATTTTGCCTCGCAGCAGTCGATCCGAGTGGCAATGCAACCACGGGCATCACCCGCACAAGCACAACGCATGGCCTTTTTTCTGATCCCAACCTGGACGATGTGAAGTTCACCTCCCTTGGCGGCAAAGACAATTGGGACCCTACCCATTACCTCAATATCTGGGTCTGCAACCTCGGAAGCAGCCTTTATGGTTATGCCACCTTCCCTTCAGAACTCGCAACCGATCCCGACTTTGATGGTGTTGTGATTGACTTCAAAGCATTTGGCAGCATCGGAACCGCAACTTCGCCAGCCAACTTGGGCCGCACAGGCACCCACGAAATCGGGCATTGGCTCAACCTTTCCCACATTTGGGGCGATGACTTCTGTGGCGATGACCTCGTGGCGGATACCGAGCCTGCCGAAGAATCCAACTACGGATGCCCCACCTTTCCTTACAATGCCTTCAATGCCTGCGGAACGGGTGCCGATGGCGAGATGTACATGAACTACATGGATTATGTCGATGACAATTGCATGAACATGTTCACCTTCGGTCAGAAAAACAGAATGCGTGCTGCCTTGAATGGCGACCGTTCGGGATTGTTGTCCTCGCCAGGTTGCACCGGCATCGCAGCAGTGACCAATGCCTGGAATGCAGACAGGTTCACTGTGAGCCCCAATCCGAGTACAGGCGTTTTTACGCTGCAGTCAAAGGATTTTGTTCCCCGCAATGCGACCATCGCCGTTTTTAATGCCATGGGCGTAGAGGTGCTGCGTCAAGAAAGTGTGAAGTCTTTTCCCTTCGAATTGGATTTGAGCAGGATGCCAAGTGACATCTATTTCTTGCACATTTCCAATGGCAGCAACTTCGTATCCAAAAAAGTCATCCTCACGCATTGA
- a CDS encoding gliding motility-associated C-terminal domain-containing protein has translation MSKEGFAHNSDNKNDASQITWLPNTDPAAFVIHLFNGAGGTVLQMDGLHPNFDGSTLPYGVYWWVLEEAKSDKRAVQSGGLTIRRR, from the coding sequence TTGTCCAAGGAAGGTTTCGCGCACAACAGCGACAACAAAAACGACGCCTCGCAAATCACATGGTTACCCAACACCGACCCCGCCGCCTTTGTAATCCATCTTTTCAACGGCGCCGGCGGCACAGTCCTCCAAATGGACGGTCTCCATCCAAACTTCGACGGCAGCACCCTCCCCTACGGCGTCTATTGGTGGGTCTTGGAAGAAGCAAAAAGTGACAAGCGAGCAGTCCAAAGCGGCGGGCTGACAATTCGAAGGCGGTGA